In the Chroococcidiopsis sp. SAG 2025 genome, one interval contains:
- a CDS encoding inorganic diphosphatase, protein MDLSRIPAQPKPGLINVLIEIAAGSKNKYEYDKDLQAFALDRVLYSSVQYPYDYGFVPNTLADDGDPLDGMVLMDEPTFPGCIIAARPIGMLEMIDGGDRDEKILCVPDKDPRYANIKSLNDIAPHRLDEIAEFFRSYKNLEKKVTEIRGWQDVDRVMPLVEQCIKAGSEKGRESDSETV, encoded by the coding sequence GTGGACTTATCCCGCATTCCGGCTCAACCAAAGCCAGGTTTAATTAACGTTTTGATTGAAATTGCTGCTGGCAGCAAAAATAAGTACGAATACGACAAGGATCTGCAAGCTTTTGCTTTAGACAGAGTGTTATATTCCTCAGTGCAGTATCCTTACGATTACGGTTTTGTGCCTAATACCTTAGCTGATGATGGCGATCCACTGGATGGAATGGTATTAATGGACGAACCAACTTTTCCAGGCTGCATCATCGCCGCCAGACCAATCGGGATGCTAGAAATGATCGATGGTGGCGATCGCGATGAAAAAATTCTCTGCGTCCCCGATAAAGACCCGCGTTACGCAAACATCAAATCTCTCAACGATATTGCGCCTCACCGTTTAGACGAAATTGCCGAATTCTTCCGCAGCTATAAAAATTTAGAAAAGAAGGTCACGGAAATTCGCGGTTGGCAAGATGTCGATCGCGTCATGCCCTTAGTAGAACAGTGTATTAAGGCTGGTAGCGAAAAAGGTCGCGAGTCAGACTCGGAAACCGTTTAA
- the panD gene encoding aspartate 1-decarboxylase: MQRTFLLAKIHNCTLTGANLNYVGSISIDRALLDAAGILPYEQVQVVNVNNGERLITYAIAAPPNSGKIELNGAAARLGVSGDRVIIMTYAQLTSAELENFCPKVVLVDNKNQLLEVRYYDDLLLAQV; the protein is encoded by the coding sequence ATGCAACGCACATTTCTCCTCGCCAAAATCCACAATTGCACCTTAACAGGGGCAAATCTTAACTACGTGGGTAGCATCAGTATCGATCGCGCTTTGTTAGATGCTGCTGGGATATTACCCTACGAACAAGTGCAAGTCGTCAACGTCAATAATGGTGAAAGATTAATTACTTATGCGATTGCTGCTCCTCCAAATTCTGGGAAAATTGAGTTAAACGGTGCAGCAGCGAGATTGGGGGTGAGTGGCGATCGGGTTATTATTATGACCTATGCTCAATTAACTTCGGCAGAACTAGAAAATTTTTGTCCTAAGGTTGTTTTAGTAGATAATAAAAATCAACTGTTAGAAGTACGCTATTACGACGATCTATTATTAGCTCAAGTCTAG
- a CDS encoding MarR family transcriptional regulator, with protein MGTKHLGTQQEVLALDTLVKLVRAAESVSNRIHRHLLDVDLTVSQFGVLEALYHLGPLHQRDLAEKLLKSGGNMTLVIDNLEKRQLVRREREVGDRRCIKVHLTEKGKHLIGDIFPTHVAAVVEEMSVLTPTEQTELGRMCKRLGLGARDIPVSRSIPSP; from the coding sequence ATGGGTACAAAACACCTCGGCACACAACAGGAGGTTCTCGCCTTAGATACGCTAGTCAAGTTAGTTCGAGCGGCAGAATCGGTATCGAATCGGATTCATCGTCATTTGCTCGATGTAGATTTGACCGTAAGTCAGTTTGGGGTGCTAGAAGCACTTTATCACCTGGGACCTCTCCATCAGCGAGATTTAGCCGAGAAACTGCTCAAAAGCGGTGGTAACATGACTTTAGTGATCGATAATTTAGAAAAGCGGCAGCTGGTAAGACGGGAACGAGAAGTCGGCGATCGCCGTTGCATCAAGGTACATTTAACAGAAAAAGGCAAGCATCTAATCGGTGATATCTTTCCGACGCACGTTGCGGCTGTCGTTGAAGAAATGAGCGTTCTCACCCCAACAGAGCAAACAGAGTTGGGACGCATGTGCAAACGGCTAGGATTAGGAGCGAGAGATATCCCTGTGAGTAGGAGTATCCCCAGTCCCTAG
- a CDS encoding carbonic anhydrase, which produces MKKLLKGLREFKTNYFSTHTELFEQLAHGQKPRVLFISCSDSRVDPNLITQTDIGELFVIRNAGNIIPPYGAANGGEGAAVEYAIHALGIEQIVVCGHSHCGAMKGLLHLDTLKEEMPLVHDWLKHAEATRRLVKENYKSYNTEELLEIAIAENVLTQIENLRTYPVVHSKLYQGKLKIYGWIYHIETGEVLAYDPDSHSYVHPQSQLGEYDPLDGPVAGEFTVSHAPPPPIACDFPHRQHYEVVNSADNGGLQGSSSISWLPPEQAERIYRGSNGRK; this is translated from the coding sequence ATGAAGAAACTACTTAAAGGGCTGCGGGAGTTCAAGACCAATTACTTTTCAACTCACACGGAACTGTTTGAACAGCTTGCCCACGGACAAAAACCGAGGGTTTTATTTATCAGTTGTTCCGATTCGCGCGTCGATCCTAACTTGATTACTCAAACAGACATTGGAGAATTATTTGTCATCCGCAACGCTGGAAATATTATCCCACCCTATGGGGCAGCCAATGGTGGCGAAGGCGCAGCGGTAGAATATGCAATTCATGCCTTGGGAATTGAGCAAATTGTGGTCTGCGGACACTCCCACTGCGGAGCGATGAAAGGGTTGCTGCATCTAGACACGCTGAAAGAAGAAATGCCCTTAGTTCACGATTGGTTGAAACATGCTGAAGCCACTAGGCGACTGGTAAAGGAAAACTATAAGTCCTATAACACAGAAGAATTATTAGAAATTGCGATCGCGGAAAATGTCTTAACGCAGATTGAAAATCTCAGAACCTATCCTGTAGTTCACTCCAAACTGTATCAAGGTAAGCTGAAAATTTACGGTTGGATCTATCACATTGAGACTGGGGAAGTTTTGGCATATGACCCAGACAGCCACTCCTACGTCCATCCTCAATCCCAACTTGGCGAATACGATCCTCTAGATGGACCAGTCGCAGGCGAGTTTACAGTTAGTCATGCTCCTCCTCCTCCCATCGCCTGCGATTTCCCCCATCGCCAGCACTATGAAGTTGTTAATAGTGCAGATAATGGAGGTTTACAAGGATCTTCATCTATATCATGGCTGCCACCGGAGCAAGCAGAGCGGATTTATCGGGGATCTAATGGTAGGAAATGA